A region of the Elusimicrobiota bacterium genome:
CGCGCGCTTAATTGGCGTGCTAAAAAAGATAAAGAACATCAGGAATCGTGTTATCGCCGCGCTATTGAGTTGATAGAACTTACTATCAGCGACCCAAAAAACCGTGAGCGTTTAAAAGAAGTTTTGCGTATAAAAGAAGCTTTGAACGACTTTTTTTGTGGACAAAATGAGTATAACACATCAGAAGAGTTTTGGCGTAAATATTTTCTGCAATTTGGGGTTTTAGCAAGGAGAAACAAATGGACATGATGCCGGGAGATTTAGCGATAGGTGTTGCGAAAGTTGATGTTACGCCGGACAAATCGCTTTTTTTGTTTGGGTATCCTCATGTTAAACGGTACAGTACAGGTGTGAATGATCCGTTATACGCATCAGTAATAGCGATTAGCGATCTTTTCCATCAGACAGTCATTTTTTGTTCTGTTGATATTATTTTTATTACCAAAAACATTGCTGCGAGAGTACGCGAAATCGTTACCCGCCGTACCGGTATTCCTGCGTCAAATATCAACATTGCGGCAACACACACGCATTCCGGCCCGATGACGGTCTATATGCTTTCCAACATGATTGACCCGCAGGTGCCAAAGGAAGATAAACAGTATGTCGACGAGCTGGTCAACAAAACAGCGGAGGCTATCATCAAAGCATACAAAACTCGTATACCGGCAGAACTTGCGGTAACCGTTGCCGACGGTACCGGCGTTGGGGGCAACCGCAGGATTAAAGGCGGGATAACTGACCCTGAAGTACCGGTGGTTATTGCAAGGGATATAGTGACTAAGAAAGTATTTGGGGTAATGATAATATACTGTATGCACCCGACAATTTTGCATGAGGACAGCACAAAATATTCGTCCGACTTTCCGGGGTATACACGGATGAGGATGAACTCGGTGCTGGGCCGCGATGTTGTTGTGGTATACCACACAGGACCCGAGGGTAATCAATCCCCGCG
Encoded here:
- a CDS encoding neutral/alkaline non-lysosomal ceramidase N-terminal domain-containing protein — encoded protein: MDMMPGDLAIGVAKVDVTPDKSLFLFGYPHVKRYSTGVNDPLYASVIAISDLFHQTVIFCSVDIIFITKNIAARVREIVTRRTGIPASNINIAATHTHSGPMTVYMLSNMIDPQVPKEDKQYVDELVNKTAEAIIKAYKTRIPAELAVTVADGTGVGGNRRIKGGITDPEVPVVIARDIVTKKVFGVMIIYCMHPTILHEDSTKYSSDFPGYTRMRMNSVLGRDVVVVYHTGPEGNQSPRYFAKSNTFDEAKRVGYILGDRIVKAVKTVCSCEYTSALTVSAVSAGVPLKLKKFMTVKAAQAKLEAAHAKLDRLRAENAPHGVVRTAEVDWFGAEETLSLARISAKGIVKKRLSTIAPGEVMVVRVGQYLFITFPGEFFVEYSLEVKKRVKKYGKAYVIALSNGELQGYMPTKEAFAEGGYEASNSIFSPSIGEAFVKTAVKSVLKAVKK